In Abditibacteriota bacterium, the following are encoded in one genomic region:
- a CDS encoding YebC/PmpR family DNA-binding transcriptional regulator, with translation MSGHSKWHNIKMRKGAQDAKRGKIFTKISREIMVAVRESGPNPDTNIKLKMCMQKARDNSMPNDTVQNAIKRASGAADSANYEEVYYEGYGPGGVAMLVQTLTDNKNRTVSEVRLAFTKHAGNLAGQGAVAYLFSRKGQFLFSKETCDEDAIMETALEAGAEDVKTDSDDTIEVITDPGDYQTVREAFEAAGIEFESAEVTMIPATTISITDEKDAAKIIKIMDQLEDCDDVQKVYSNFDIDDSIMEKL, from the coding sequence ATGTCCGGACATTCAAAATGGCATAATATAAAGATGCGCAAGGGCGCTCAGGACGCAAAGCGCGGCAAGATCTTCACGAAGATATCCAGAGAGATCATGGTAGCGGTCAGGGAATCCGGTCCCAACCCCGACACCAACATCAAGCTGAAGATGTGCATGCAGAAGGCCAGAGACAACTCCATGCCCAATGACACAGTGCAGAATGCCATCAAGCGCGCCAGCGGAGCAGCCGACAGCGCCAACTACGAAGAAGTATATTATGAAGGCTACGGCCCCGGCGGAGTAGCCATGCTGGTACAGACCCTCACAGACAACAAAAACCGCACCGTATCCGAAGTAAGGCTGGCCTTCACCAAGCACGCCGGCAACCTGGCCGGACAGGGCGCAGTAGCCTACCTCTTTTCCCGCAAGGGTCAATTTCTGTTTTCCAAAGAGACCTGCGACGAAGACGCCATCATGGAGACAGCCCTTGAAGCAGGCGCCGAGGACGTCAAGACCGACAGCGACGACACCATCGAGGTCATCACAGATCCCGGCGACTATCAAACCGTCAGAGAAGCCTTTGAAGCAGCCGGCATAGAGTTTGAGAGCGCAGAGGTCACCATGATCCCCGCCACCACCATATCCATCACAGACGAAAAGGACGCAGCCAAGATCATCAAGATCATGGATCAGCTGGAAGACTGCGACGACGTGCAAAAGGTATATTCCAACTTTGATATAGACGACAGCATCATGGAGAAGTTGTAG